The Oryza glaberrima chromosome 5, OglaRS2, whole genome shotgun sequence DNA segment GATTGGATTTCATTGTTACAGGATATTAAGGAACTGTAGAATATCTGGTAATCTTGGACTAGTAGATTTCTCGAAGTTTGCAAATCTAACATATCTGTAAGTTATCATTATGGACCATGTTCCAATTTATGATTCTATCGCGCTCCTTTCCTGTATTTTTGAAGAATATGTTCAAGTAATATTACTGTTGCACTGCACAGGGACTTGAGTTTTAACAATTTCACTGGCCAAATTCCTCAATCCATCCTGAATCTGGGAAGTCTTGAATTCCTGTATGGAATCCATCTTTATATTAATTCAATTGATACAAACACATGTTAACATTATCTCCATTATTCATCATCTTTTACTGTACCCAATCCAGTTTTCTTGGGAACAACAGCCTTACAGGAAGTTTACCAGATCCAATAAGCTCTTCGTTAAAAACGTTGTACGTCAAAAGATCACCATATTAGTATAGCAggaaatattttcataatacaATGTTGTATTTGTTCCAAATGTAATAATTCTAGTTTGTTTGTAGAGATTTTTCCTACAACCAGCTCAGTGGAAGATTTCCTTCTTGGGTCAACCAGAACAATTTGCAATTGTGAGTGTAAAATTCTGAAATTTGTATTgctcgtgaaaaaaaaaatgttctgaCATTTTTATTTTCCATAGGAATTTGGTGGCAAACAACTTTGTTCTTGTGGGCACTAACAGCAGGTACTTATAACCTTGtgttatattttttcaaaagatAAATTGTAACAATTTCTTATACTTGTAATTTTCAATTCAAATTGTGCACAGTATTCTACCTTCAGGTCTAGGCTGCCTCCAACAAGACACTCCTTGTTTCCGAGGATCTCCAGAATGTATGTCTTGCTCTTTATCAACCATAGCAATTAACAGGATTACATGAATTGCAATAatggttataattttgcaaTTCTAATTGCAGATTACTCCTTCGCAGTTGACTGCGGCAGTAATAGTTCTACGAGTGCCTCAGATAATACTATTTTTGAAGCAGATCCCACGAGCCTTGGCACTGCAGCATATTATGTCACCAGTCAGACAAGATGGGGTGTCAGTAGTGTTGGGAACTTCTTCCAGGGCACAAATGGAATGGATAGAATATATAGCTCCTCCAAGCATTTTCAGAATACTGTTGATTCAAAACTGTTTGAGACTGCTAGGATGTCATCTTCATCACTGAGGTACTATGGTCTTGGACTTGAGAACGGAAACTACACAGTTCTGCTTCAATTTGCAGAGTTCTCTTTTACGGAAACACCGACTTGGCAAAGCTTAGGAAGGAGAGTTTTTGACATATATGTTCAGGTACAAATTGAATGCATTGTAAATCTTTTAGTTCTTTATCTGAATGTATTATTGAAATTGGTATAGGGTGCACTGAAAGAAAAGAATTTCGATATAAGGAAGACAGCAGGTGGAAAATCTTTTACTGCAGTTAACAGGAGCTACACAGCAACTGTGTCGAAAAACTTCATTGAGATCCATCTCTTTTGGGCTGGCAAAGGCACTTGTTGTGTACCTACTCAAGGTCACTACGGACCGACGATCTCAGCATTAAGCATCACTCCAAGTAAGCACAATATTTTTAGTTGACTGCAACTAGGATTATATTGGCTTCTTATGTGTAAAACCATTTTCTTCAGATTTTACTCCCACTGTACGGAATGGGGTACCAAAAAAGAGAAGTAAAGCAGGTGCAATTGTTGGAATAGTGATTGGTGCATCAGTTTTAGGATTGGCAGCCTTATTTGGAATATTTTTCTTAGTAAAGAAGCGAAGAACAATGGCACAACAAAGAAAAGGTACCATCTATTATTGTGCAGCAATTGGGACATTGTAACTTTCAAATGTTTTATTCTATCCTGAAAAAAATTTGCAGAACTGTATGACCTGGTTGGACGGCCTGATGTCTTTAGTAGCGCCGAACTCAAGCTAGCTACAAATAATTTCAGTTCACAAAACATTCTTGGAGAAGGCGGATATGGGCCAGTGTATAAGGTTTCTGTTTCATACAACTATTCATGTGAAATTATAAGTTCATAACGTAACATTGATATTTCATTTTGTGTTTCAATGCAACCTTTTGGAACCCTGTTGGTCTATGCAATATGCATGTAATTTTAGGAAGGTTCTTGCTTTTTCAGGGTAAGCTACCTGATGGAAAAGTTGTTGCTGTCAAACAACTTTCAGAATCATCTCATCAAGGGAAAAGCCAGTTTGTGACAGAGGTTGCTACAATTTCTGCCGTGCAACATCGTAATCTTGTGAAATTGCACGGCTGCTGCATTGATAGTAAATCACCCTTGCTGGTTTATGAGTACCTTGAAAATGGAAGCCTAGATCAAGCACTTTTCAGTGAGTTCACCTGCAAATTGGCAGCACCTGTTTTATTTCACTAAGAAAACTCTGTTGTTTAATGAACTCTTCAGCATTTTGACATGAACTGAATTCTCAAGGGCTTATTGAGTTATTTATGCTTGTACAGGAGGCACAGGCTTAAAACTAGACTGGACAAAACGCTTTGAGATAATTTTAGGCATTGCAAGAGGCCTAACT contains these protein-coding regions:
- the LOC127773702 gene encoding probable LRR receptor-like serine/threonine-protein kinase At1g56130 isoform X1 — translated: MRRCSCWQLLWLVLVCSWRIAAAQAQAAPRTDPTEAAALNTILGRWGKKASSEWNISGELCSGLASDKTNWDDYPNINPFIKCDCSYNNNSVCHIIKLRVYKLNVVGQLPSELQNFTYMEDLNLAYNYLSGVVPSFIGKFTSMEYLNLAFNPLSGQLPKEIGNLTNLLMLGVSFNNFTGELPEELGNLVKLEQLYIDSSGFSGPFPLTFSKLQRLKILRAQDNDFTGKIPDNFGSMSSLEDMAFQGNSFEGPIPASLSKLTKLTNLRIGDIVNGSSSLAFISNLTSLSNLILRNCRISGNLGLVDFSKFANLTYLDLSFNNFTGQIPQSILNLGSLEFLFLGNNSLTGSLPDPISSSLKTLDFSYNQLSGRFPSWVNQNNLQLNLVANNFVLVGTNSSILPSGLGCLQQDTPCFRGSPEYYSFAVDCGSNSSTSASDNTIFEADPTSLGTAAYYVTSQTRWGVSSVGNFFQGTNGMDRIYSSSKHFQNTVDSKLFETARMSSSSLRYYGLGLENGNYTVLLQFAEFSFTETPTWQSLGRRVFDIYVQGALKEKNFDIRKTAGGKSFTAVNRSYTATVSKNFIEIHLFWAGKGTCCVPTQGHYGPTISALSITPNFTPTVRNGVPKKRSKAGAIVGIVIGASVLGLAALFGIFFLVKKRRTMAQQRKELYDLVGRPDVFSSAELKLATNNFSSQNILGEGGYGPVYKGKLPDGKVVAVKQLSESSHQGKSQFVTEVATISAVQHRNLVKLHGCCIDSKSPLLVYEYLENGSLDQALFRGTGLKLDWTKRFEIILGIARGLTYLHEESSVRIVHRDIKASNVLLDTDLTPKISDFGLAKLYDEKKTHISTAIAGTFGYLAPEYAMRGRLTEKADVFAFGVVALETVAGRSNIDNSLEESKVNLFGWAWSLYEKERALEIVDPRIKEFSRDEALRVIHVALMCTQGSPHQRPPMSKVVAMLTGDVEVAEVIMKPSYITEWLHREGDSSYFTNYAGSATPEFSGHKESELSFIS
- the LOC127773702 gene encoding probable LRR receptor-like serine/threonine-protein kinase At1g56140 isoform X3, with translation MEYLNLAFNPLSGQLPKEIGNLTNLLMLGVSFNNFTGELPEELGNLVKLEQLYIDSSGFSGPFPLTFSKLQRLKILRAQDNDFTGKIPDNFGSMSSLEDMAFQGNSFEGPIPASLSKLTKLTNLRIGDIVNGSSSLAFISNLTSLSNLILRNCRISGNLGLVDFSKFANLTYLDLSFNNFTGQIPQSILNLGSLEFLFLGNNSLTGSLPDPISSSLKTLDFSYNQLSGRFPSWVNQNNLQLNLVANNFVLVGTNSSILPSGLGCLQQDTPCFRGSPEYYSFAVDCGSNSSTSASDNTIFEADPTSLGTAAYYVTSQTRWGVSSVGNFFQGTNGMDRIYSSSKHFQNTVDSKLFETARMSSSSLRYYGLGLENGNYTVLLQFAEFSFTETPTWQSLGRRVFDIYVQGALKEKNFDIRKTAGGKSFTAVNRSYTATVSKNFIEIHLFWAGKGTCCVPTQGHYGPTISALSITPNFTPTVRNGVPKKRSKAGAIVGIVIGASVLGLAALFGIFFLVKKRRTMAQQRKELYDLVGRPDVFSSAELKLATNNFSSQNILGEGGYGPVYKGKLPDGKVVAVKQLSESSHQGKSQFVTEVATISAVQHRNLVKLHGCCIDSKSPLLVYEYLENGSLDQALFRGTGLKLDWTKRFEIILGIARGLTYLHEESSVRIVHRDIKASNVLLDTDLTPKISDFGLAKLYDEKKTHISTAIAGTFGYLAPEYAMRGRLTEKADVFAFGVVALETVAGRSNIDNSLEESKVNLFGWAWSLYEKERALEIVDPRIKEFSRDEALRVIHVALMCTQGSPHQRPPMSKVVAMLTGDVEVAEVIMKPSYITEWLHREGDSSYFTNYAGSATPEFSGHKESELSFIS
- the LOC127773702 gene encoding probable LRR receptor-like serine/threonine-protein kinase At1g56130 isoform X2, producing MRRCSCWQLLWLVLVCSWRIAAAQAQAAPRTDPTEAAALNTILGRWGKKASSEWNISGELCSGLASDKTNWDDYPNINPFIKCDCSYNNNSVCHIIKLRVYKLNVVGQLPSELQNFTYMEDLNLAYNYLSGVVPSFIGKFTSMEYLNLAFNPLSGQLPKEIGNLTNLLMLGVSFNNFTGELPEELGNLVKLEQLYIDSSGFSGPFPLTFSKLQRLKILRAQDNDFTGKIPDNFGSMSSLEDMAFQGNSFEGPIPASLSKLTKLTNLRIGDIVNGSSSLAFISNLTSLSNLILRNCRISGNLGLVDFSKFANLTYLDLSFNNFTGQIPQSILNLGSLEFLFLGNNSLTGSLPDPISSSLKTLDFSYNQLSGRFPSWVNQNNLQLNLVANNFVLVGTNSSILPSGLGCLQQDTPCFRGSPEFDCGSNSSTSASDNTIFEADPTSLGTAAYYVTSQTRWGVSSVGNFFQGTNGMDRIYSSSKHFQNTVDSKLFETARMSSSSLRYYGLGLENGNYTVLLQFAEFSFTETPTWQSLGRRVFDIYVQGALKEKNFDIRKTAGGKSFTAVNRSYTATVSKNFIEIHLFWAGKGTCCVPTQGHYGPTISALSITPNFTPTVRNGVPKKRSKAGAIVGIVIGASVLGLAALFGIFFLVKKRRTMAQQRKELYDLVGRPDVFSSAELKLATNNFSSQNILGEGGYGPVYKGKLPDGKVVAVKQLSESSHQGKSQFVTEVATISAVQHRNLVKLHGCCIDSKSPLLVYEYLENGSLDQALFRGTGLKLDWTKRFEIILGIARGLTYLHEESSVRIVHRDIKASNVLLDTDLTPKISDFGLAKLYDEKKTHISTAIAGTFGYLAPEYAMRGRLTEKADVFAFGVVALETVAGRSNIDNSLEESKVNLFGWAWSLYEKERALEIVDPRIKEFSRDEALRVIHVALMCTQGSPHQRPPMSKVVAMLTGDVEVAEVIMKPSYITEWLHREGDSSYFTNYAGSATPEFSGHKESELSFIS